A single genomic interval of Nitrospira sp. harbors:
- a CDS encoding JAB domain-containing protein, protein MTKRYTPKTPTFSIVPRPDVTNPLLIPRYTLQLVPGSARPDPPVVIRDSAGAATILRPLYQGLDREQFLVACLDAKHAVIGVNIVSIGSLTLSIVHPREVFKPAILLNSAAIICAHNHPSGDPQPSSEDRVLTARLRQAGDLIGITILDHIILGDDRTFSFADQGWPA, encoded by the coding sequence ATGACAAAGCGATACACTCCGAAGACTCCCACATTCTCGATCGTCCCTCGCCCGGACGTGACGAACCCGCTGCTTATCCCGCGGTACACTCTCCAGCTGGTGCCGGGAAGTGCCCGCCCCGATCCGCCTGTCGTCATCCGCGATTCTGCGGGAGCGGCCACCATACTCCGGCCCCTCTATCAGGGTCTCGATCGTGAACAGTTCCTTGTTGCCTGTCTGGACGCCAAACATGCAGTCATCGGCGTCAACATCGTGTCCATTGGTTCTCTCACGCTCAGCATCGTCCATCCGCGCGAAGTCTTCAAACCCGCGATCCTGCTCAATAGCGCCGCTATCATCTGCGCCCACAATCATCCGTCCGGCGATCCGCAACCCAGTTCAGAAGATCGTGTGCTCACTGCCCGGCTCCGTCAGGCCGGCGATCTCATCGGCATCACCATTCTTGACCACATTATTCTAGGCGACGATCGCACCTTCAGTTTTGCGGATCAGGGGTGGCCGGCCTAA
- a CDS encoding helix-turn-helix domain-containing protein, giving the protein MATMTSRTRDPIVPTAQEAAIAREASRTLAPYLDHLENLNFQIGEERKATHKLALPPYAVRLLLDLLTEMAAGNAVTLIPVHAQLTTQQAADVLNVSRPFLVRLLEEGKIPHQKVGTHRRVMFEDLMRYKKDIDKDRQKALDELVKQAQHLDMGY; this is encoded by the coding sequence ATGGCCACCATGACCAGTAGAACAAGAGATCCAATTGTACCGACCGCGCAGGAGGCCGCGATCGCGCGCGAAGCCAGCCGTACCCTCGCGCCCTATCTGGATCATCTTGAAAATCTAAACTTTCAAATAGGGGAGGAGAGGAAAGCCACCCACAAGCTTGCCCTCCCGCCCTATGCCGTTCGGTTGTTGCTGGATCTGCTTACCGAGATGGCAGCCGGGAACGCGGTCACATTAATCCCCGTCCATGCCCAGCTGACGACACAGCAGGCAGCAGATGTCCTCAATGTTTCCCGCCCCTTTCTGGTCCGCCTTCTGGAAGAGGGGAAAATACCCCATCAGAAAGTCGGTACGCATCGCCGTGTCATGTTTGAAGATCTAATGCGCTACAAGAAGGATATCGACAAAGACCGGCAAAAAGCTCTCGATGAACTGGTTAAACAGGCACAGCACCTCGATATGGGCTATTAA
- a CDS encoding TrbC/VirB2 family protein, translated as MSTSTADGRAQDGNQAQGGRVVMVQAASFLLGLAVILEAHPAWAQITKVNSVMTNVQTVLVSVAVTLFTVAIMWAGFKMAFQQAQWSEISNLVIGGILVGGAAGIASWLLN; from the coding sequence ATGAGCACAAGCACGGCTGACGGTAGGGCACAGGACGGAAATCAGGCGCAGGGTGGCCGAGTAGTCATGGTACAGGCGGCATCGTTCCTATTGGGCCTGGCGGTGATATTGGAGGCCCATCCTGCATGGGCACAGATTACGAAGGTCAATTCGGTGATGACTAACGTGCAAACCGTACTCGTCAGTGTGGCTGTCACGCTGTTCACCGTGGCCATAATGTGGGCCGGGTTCAAAATGGCCTTTCAACAGGCGCAATGGTCCGAGATTAGCAACCTGGTGATTGGTGGAATCTTGGTCGGCGGGGCGGCCGGGATTGCGTCCTGGCTCCTCAACTA
- a CDS encoding PIN domain-containing protein, translating into MATFTALYDACVLYPAPLRDLLMELAVTDLFRAKWSQRIHDEWTASLLKNRPDLTAADLKRTREFMDMSVRDCVVENFEELIPSLHLPDSKDNHVLAAAIKGRGDVIVTYNLKDFPAKELGKYDIAAQHPDEFLTHVVDLAPGIVSAACRTHRNRLKNPAKSVEEYLECLEKQQLNEFVAKLRAFANLL; encoded by the coding sequence TTGGCAACGTTCACCGCACTGTACGATGCCTGCGTTCTCTATCCGGCGCCGCTCCGCGATCTCCTCATGGAGCTTGCGGTGACGGATCTTTTCCGCGCGAAGTGGTCTCAGCGCATCCACGATGAATGGACAGCTTCTCTGCTAAAAAATCGGCCCGACCTGACGGCCGCAGACCTTAAAAGAACCCGTGAGTTTATGGACATGAGCGTAAGGGATTGCGTGGTTGAAAATTTTGAAGAATTGATACCATCACTTCATCTTCCCGATTCTAAAGATAATCATGTTCTTGCCGCTGCCATCAAAGGAAGAGGGGATGTAATCGTTACCTATAACTTAAAAGATTTTCCCGCCAAGGAACTTGGCAAATACGACATCGCGGCTCAACATCCCGACGAATTCCTGACGCACGTCGTGGATCTTGCCCCGGGGATTGTCTCTGCGGCCTGCCGAACACATCGCAACAGGCTTAAAAATCCTGCCAAGTCAGTCGAGGAATATCTTGAATGTTTGGAAAAACAGCAACTAAACGAATTTGTCGCGAAGCTACGCGCTTTTGCGAACCTTCTTTAG
- a CDS encoding Fic family protein: MRYSWQHPNWPRFKYHLTNIEDLLLAFAEKEGHVSGILKALPEDTQTETIIDMMVAEAVKTSEIEGEYLSRSDVMSSIKNNLGLNQHPERITDTKAQGAAELMIDVRKSVSETLTEEKLFAWHTMIMKGNTKHKIGAWRTHEEPMQVVSGAIGNWKVHFEAPPSARVPQNMTQFIEWFNDTGPGGPMEIRKSPVRSAIAHLYFETIHPFEDGNGRIGRALSEKALSQGVGRPILLSLSKTIETGKNAYYDALKAAQTSLDITLWIHYFVSMILDAQTEAAQQIDFTLKKTKFFARFQNQLNDRQRRVISRMLEKGLKGFEGGMSPKKYIVITGTSKPTATRDLQELVEIGALISLGAGRGRNYQINL, translated from the coding sequence ATGCGTTACAGCTGGCAACACCCCAATTGGCCCCGATTTAAATACCACCTCACGAACATTGAGGATCTACTGCTTGCCTTCGCGGAAAAGGAAGGCCATGTCAGCGGCATTCTCAAGGCCTTGCCCGAAGACACTCAGACAGAAACCATTATCGACATGATGGTGGCCGAAGCCGTCAAGACCTCAGAAATCGAAGGTGAATATCTCAGCCGCAGTGATGTGATGTCGTCTATTAAGAATAATTTGGGGCTGAATCAACACCCGGAACGCATTACGGACACAAAAGCGCAGGGTGCGGCGGAGCTGATGATCGATGTACGGAAGAGTGTTTCAGAAACGCTGACGGAAGAAAAGCTGTTTGCATGGCACACCATGATCATGAAAGGAAATACGAAGCACAAGATCGGCGCCTGGCGTACCCATGAGGAACCCATGCAAGTCGTGTCGGGAGCGATCGGAAACTGGAAGGTGCATTTTGAAGCGCCTCCTTCCGCGCGAGTGCCTCAGAACATGACGCAGTTTATCGAGTGGTTCAATGACACTGGGCCGGGGGGCCCCATGGAAATCAGAAAGTCTCCGGTGCGGTCTGCTATCGCCCATCTATATTTTGAAACCATTCACCCCTTTGAGGACGGAAATGGAAGAATCGGACGGGCCCTTTCCGAAAAGGCTTTATCCCAGGGCGTGGGACGCCCCATTCTTCTCAGTTTGTCAAAGACTATTGAGACCGGTAAAAATGCTTACTATGACGCGTTGAAAGCAGCACAGACATCACTCGACATTACCCTATGGATTCACTACTTCGTCTCGATGATTCTGGATGCACAGACGGAAGCCGCGCAGCAGATCGATTTCACTCTGAAGAAAACAAAGTTTTTTGCCCGATTTCAGAATCAGCTCAATGATCGACAGCGCCGCGTCATCAGCCGGATGCTGGAGAAAGGTCTCAAAGGTTTTGAGGGTGGGATGAGCCCCAAAAAATATATCGTCATCACAGGCACCTCGAAACCAACAGCGACCAGGGATTTGCAGGAGTTGGTCGAGATAGGGGCTTTAATTTCTTTGGGAGCTGGGCGAGGTAGAAACTATCAGATCAACCTTTAA